One Perca flavescens isolate YP-PL-M2 chromosome 14, PFLA_1.0, whole genome shotgun sequence genomic window carries:
- the LOC114568448 gene encoding polyhomeotic-like protein 1 isoform X1, with translation METDGEQGQQGASTNGSAASGTSSRPSPMNSMSLYERQAVQALQALQRQPNAAQYFQQLMLQQQINNAQLQNLAAVQQVKATLAASRQSSPSSSSSSQTTSTTAAIVTSGSTTSSRPMGSPATSTISQSVLLSGTAGGQGQMYLRVNRSLRAPISSQLIFMPGNTATAAVATVTQQPHAQQQQPEVTPTSSSSSQSDNDQVQNLAMRGMSSPKGVGVKTEAPERSDSAAFSLVQPSHQLNSQSPTKPSQPQHQPPHIKIPTYPQPTNLKAHPSSSGASSSSSSSSIPLSQLLLHGTRTLTTGTTAPTAAHTLVLASSAASQAHGYPVGTAAIKPAVNAQTLVVQPLQKTSLSAEKSGHGNGPIPIQPKLQGLRLPLQLPSRNPPPILPAPPPVSTSAQPPQPPPPPHIPVQIVGARQSTLGNAQALALARGNSCCQDGAAVLSSSSSLLTMVASIASREGGVVGRGVGLKTLQSPQEAPPLAQVSQVHPQANQSSRQAQNGPLASSPASSQAPTVPSPPSSMSRSSLSLPLVTEEQRGASASVTTNGDSSGSRTPQGKQLSGSLKRKSDSNAANDEDGPSPPRLQPVRDHASALPTNPIEAGSGAPPPASSSPSPVLSVSRGVCQGERAPPPQAVVKPNVLTHLIEGFVIQEGAEPFPVCGSVKDSAGEDLTNDSLDTNQSETVTAATVLKCEYCKNFAPASQFRGTKRFCSMSCAKSMYWFPRYNVSFRQPFCMRQGPDHALDQGQGHLSNSDEEGGIARRRVPRRTSSEIASAKIAGRPIPFKCRSESSHSDEESSGEEDEDDPMSLSPASSASCHQPPPPLPTESSAPSCLPASPAQWSAEDVSQFISSLQGCEDLASQFLSQEIDGQALLLLKEEHLMSTMNIKLGPALKICAHINTLRD, from the exons ATGGAGACGGATGGAGAGCAGGGCCAGCAGGGGGCCTCGACCAATGGGAGCGCTGCATCTGGGACGAGCTCCCGCCCCTCTCCGATGAATTCTATGTCTCTGTATGAAAGACAGGCGGttcag GCCCTGCAGGCGTTACAGAGGCAGCCGAATGCAGCGCAGTACTTCCAGCAGCTGATGCTGCAACAGCAGATCAACAACGCCCAGCTGCAGAACCTGGCAGCCGTGCAACAGGTaaag GCTACTCTGGCTGCCAGTCGTCAGTCAAGTCCTTCGAGCAGCAGCTCTTCTCAGACCACCAGCACCACAGCT GCCATTGTAACATCTGGATCTACAACCAGCAGCCGTCCTATGGGTTCCCCGGCAACATCCACAATCAGCCAATCGGTGCTGCTGAGTGGGACGGCAGGGGGCCAGGGACAAATGTACCTGAGG GTCAACCGCTCCCTGAGGGCCCCCATCTCCTCACAGCTCATCTTTATGCCCGGCAACACGGCAACTGCTGCCGTAGCAACCGTCACCCAGCAGCCTCACGCTCAGCAACAGCAGCCGGAAGTGACACCGACTTCCTCGTCCAGCAGCCAATCGGATAATGACCAG GTTCAGAATCTAGCCATGCGAGGTATGTCCAGTCCCAAAGGCGTTGGTGTGAAGACTGAAGCCCCAGAGAGGAGTGACTCAG cTGCTTTCTCCCTGGTCCAACCCTCCCACCAGTTAAACTCCCAGTCCCCCACTAAGCCAAGCCAGCCGCAGCACCAGCCACCCCACATCAAAATCCCCACGTACCCTCAGCCCACCAACCTCAAAGCCCACCCTTCGTCCTCCGGTGCCTCCTCCTCGTCGTCCTcgtcctccatccctctctcccagCTCCTGCTTCACGGAACGCGGACCCTCACCACAGGGACCACAGCTCCTACAGCAGCGCACACTCTGGTCCTAGCGTCCAGCGCGGCGTCCCAGGCCCACGGGTATCCCGTTGGCACGGCGGCCATCAAACCAGCGGTCAACGCTCAGACCCTGGTGGTGCAGCCCCTGCAGAAGACCTCGCTCAGTGCGGAGAAATCCGGCCACGGCAACGGACCCATCCCCATCCAACCCAAGCTGCAGGGGCTCCGCCTGCCCCTCCAGCTGCCTTCTAGGAACCCCCCTCCCATCCTGCCTGCCCCGCCGCCCGTCAGCACCTCCGCTCAGCCCCCccagccgccgccgccgccgcacATCCCTGTTCAGATTGTGGGTGCGAGGCAGAGCACGCTGGGAAACGCCCAGGCTCTGGCTCTGGCCCGGGGGAACAGCTGCTGCCAGGACGGCGCCGCGGTCCTCAGCAGCTCGTCCAGCCTGCTCACCATGGTGGCGTCCATCGCGTCCAGGGAGGGCGGGGTCGTGGGCCGAGGGGTGGGGCTGAAGACGCTTCAGTCGCCCCAGGAGGCTCCCCCGTTGGCTCAGGTCTCTCAGGTGCATCCGCAGGCCAATCAAAGCTCTAGACAGGCTCAGAACGGACCGCTGGCTTCGAGCCCCGCCTCCTCCCAGGCCCCCACcgttccctctcctccctcctcgaTGTCTcgctcctccctctccctccccctggTGACGGAAGAGCAGAGAGGAGCGTCAGCCAGCGTGACCACCAATGGAGACTCATCGGGAAGTCGGACACCGCAG ggAAAGCAATTGTCTGGGTCACTAAAAAGAAAATCCGACTCCAATGCAGCCAATGATGAAGATGGCCCCTCCCCTCCACGGCTCCAGCCAGTCAGAGATCACGCCTCAGCACTCCCGACCAATCCCATCGAAGCAG GCTCTGGTGCTCCACCTCcagcctcctcctctccctccccagTGCTGTCAGTGTCCCGTGGGGTCTGCCAGGGGGAGAGAGCTCCTCCCCCCCAAGCTGTGGTTAAACCCAATGTCCTTACACACCTCATTGAGGGCTTCGTCATCCAGGAAGGGGCAGAGCCTTTCCCT gtatGTGGTTCAGTAAAGGACTCTGCTGGTGAGGATTTAACTAACGACAGTCTGGACACTAACCAATCAGAGACTGTTACAGCAGCGACAG TGCTGAAGTGTGAGTACTGTAAAAACTTTGCTCCTGCCAGCCAGTTCAGAGGCACCAAAAGGTTCTGCTCCATGTCTTGTGCCAAGAG TATGTATTGGTTCCCCAGGTACAACGTCAGCTTCAGGCAGCCCTTCTGCATGCGGCAGGGGCCAGATCACGCTCTGGATCAAGGCCAAGGCCACCTGTCCAACTCCGACGAAGAGGGAGGGATTGCCAGGCGCAGGGTCCCCCGAAGGACGAGCTCAGAAATAGCAAGTGCCAAGATAGCAGGGCGACCCATACCTTTCAAG TGCCGTTCAGAGTCCAGCCATTCAGATGAGGAGTCCAGcggagaggaggatgaagatgacCCCATGTCGCTCTCGCCCGCCTCCTCGGCCTCCTGCCACCAGCCGCCTCCTCCGCTCCCGACGGAGAGTTCTGCACCCAGCTGCCTGCCCGCTAGCCCCGCCCAGTGGAGTGCGGAGGACGTGTCGCAGTTCATTTCCTCACTACAAG GCTGCGAGGATCTCGCCTCCCAGTTCCTGTCACAGGAGATTGACGGACAggccctgctgctgctgaaggagGAGCATCTCATGTCCACCATGAACATCAAGCTAGGTCCCGCCCTCAAGATCTGCGCCCACATTAACACCCTGAGAGACTGA
- the LOC114568448 gene encoding polyhomeotic-like protein 1 isoform X2 → METDGEQGQQGASTNGSAASGTSSRPSPMNSMSLYERQAVQALQALQRQPNAAQYFQQLMLQQQINNAQLQNLAAVQQATLAASRQSSPSSSSSSQTTSTTAAIVTSGSTTSSRPMGSPATSTISQSVLLSGTAGGQGQMYLRVNRSLRAPISSQLIFMPGNTATAAVATVTQQPHAQQQQPEVTPTSSSSSQSDNDQVQNLAMRGMSSPKGVGVKTEAPERSDSAAFSLVQPSHQLNSQSPTKPSQPQHQPPHIKIPTYPQPTNLKAHPSSSGASSSSSSSSIPLSQLLLHGTRTLTTGTTAPTAAHTLVLASSAASQAHGYPVGTAAIKPAVNAQTLVVQPLQKTSLSAEKSGHGNGPIPIQPKLQGLRLPLQLPSRNPPPILPAPPPVSTSAQPPQPPPPPHIPVQIVGARQSTLGNAQALALARGNSCCQDGAAVLSSSSSLLTMVASIASREGGVVGRGVGLKTLQSPQEAPPLAQVSQVHPQANQSSRQAQNGPLASSPASSQAPTVPSPPSSMSRSSLSLPLVTEEQRGASASVTTNGDSSGSRTPQGKQLSGSLKRKSDSNAANDEDGPSPPRLQPVRDHASALPTNPIEAGSGAPPPASSSPSPVLSVSRGVCQGERAPPPQAVVKPNVLTHLIEGFVIQEGAEPFPVCGSVKDSAGEDLTNDSLDTNQSETVTAATVLKCEYCKNFAPASQFRGTKRFCSMSCAKSMYWFPRYNVSFRQPFCMRQGPDHALDQGQGHLSNSDEEGGIARRRVPRRTSSEIASAKIAGRPIPFKCRSESSHSDEESSGEEDEDDPMSLSPASSASCHQPPPPLPTESSAPSCLPASPAQWSAEDVSQFISSLQGCEDLASQFLSQEIDGQALLLLKEEHLMSTMNIKLGPALKICAHINTLRD, encoded by the exons ATGGAGACGGATGGAGAGCAGGGCCAGCAGGGGGCCTCGACCAATGGGAGCGCTGCATCTGGGACGAGCTCCCGCCCCTCTCCGATGAATTCTATGTCTCTGTATGAAAGACAGGCGGttcag GCCCTGCAGGCGTTACAGAGGCAGCCGAATGCAGCGCAGTACTTCCAGCAGCTGATGCTGCAACAGCAGATCAACAACGCCCAGCTGCAGAACCTGGCAGCCGTGCAACAG GCTACTCTGGCTGCCAGTCGTCAGTCAAGTCCTTCGAGCAGCAGCTCTTCTCAGACCACCAGCACCACAGCT GCCATTGTAACATCTGGATCTACAACCAGCAGCCGTCCTATGGGTTCCCCGGCAACATCCACAATCAGCCAATCGGTGCTGCTGAGTGGGACGGCAGGGGGCCAGGGACAAATGTACCTGAGG GTCAACCGCTCCCTGAGGGCCCCCATCTCCTCACAGCTCATCTTTATGCCCGGCAACACGGCAACTGCTGCCGTAGCAACCGTCACCCAGCAGCCTCACGCTCAGCAACAGCAGCCGGAAGTGACACCGACTTCCTCGTCCAGCAGCCAATCGGATAATGACCAG GTTCAGAATCTAGCCATGCGAGGTATGTCCAGTCCCAAAGGCGTTGGTGTGAAGACTGAAGCCCCAGAGAGGAGTGACTCAG cTGCTTTCTCCCTGGTCCAACCCTCCCACCAGTTAAACTCCCAGTCCCCCACTAAGCCAAGCCAGCCGCAGCACCAGCCACCCCACATCAAAATCCCCACGTACCCTCAGCCCACCAACCTCAAAGCCCACCCTTCGTCCTCCGGTGCCTCCTCCTCGTCGTCCTcgtcctccatccctctctcccagCTCCTGCTTCACGGAACGCGGACCCTCACCACAGGGACCACAGCTCCTACAGCAGCGCACACTCTGGTCCTAGCGTCCAGCGCGGCGTCCCAGGCCCACGGGTATCCCGTTGGCACGGCGGCCATCAAACCAGCGGTCAACGCTCAGACCCTGGTGGTGCAGCCCCTGCAGAAGACCTCGCTCAGTGCGGAGAAATCCGGCCACGGCAACGGACCCATCCCCATCCAACCCAAGCTGCAGGGGCTCCGCCTGCCCCTCCAGCTGCCTTCTAGGAACCCCCCTCCCATCCTGCCTGCCCCGCCGCCCGTCAGCACCTCCGCTCAGCCCCCccagccgccgccgccgccgcacATCCCTGTTCAGATTGTGGGTGCGAGGCAGAGCACGCTGGGAAACGCCCAGGCTCTGGCTCTGGCCCGGGGGAACAGCTGCTGCCAGGACGGCGCCGCGGTCCTCAGCAGCTCGTCCAGCCTGCTCACCATGGTGGCGTCCATCGCGTCCAGGGAGGGCGGGGTCGTGGGCCGAGGGGTGGGGCTGAAGACGCTTCAGTCGCCCCAGGAGGCTCCCCCGTTGGCTCAGGTCTCTCAGGTGCATCCGCAGGCCAATCAAAGCTCTAGACAGGCTCAGAACGGACCGCTGGCTTCGAGCCCCGCCTCCTCCCAGGCCCCCACcgttccctctcctccctcctcgaTGTCTcgctcctccctctccctccccctggTGACGGAAGAGCAGAGAGGAGCGTCAGCCAGCGTGACCACCAATGGAGACTCATCGGGAAGTCGGACACCGCAG ggAAAGCAATTGTCTGGGTCACTAAAAAGAAAATCCGACTCCAATGCAGCCAATGATGAAGATGGCCCCTCCCCTCCACGGCTCCAGCCAGTCAGAGATCACGCCTCAGCACTCCCGACCAATCCCATCGAAGCAG GCTCTGGTGCTCCACCTCcagcctcctcctctccctccccagTGCTGTCAGTGTCCCGTGGGGTCTGCCAGGGGGAGAGAGCTCCTCCCCCCCAAGCTGTGGTTAAACCCAATGTCCTTACACACCTCATTGAGGGCTTCGTCATCCAGGAAGGGGCAGAGCCTTTCCCT gtatGTGGTTCAGTAAAGGACTCTGCTGGTGAGGATTTAACTAACGACAGTCTGGACACTAACCAATCAGAGACTGTTACAGCAGCGACAG TGCTGAAGTGTGAGTACTGTAAAAACTTTGCTCCTGCCAGCCAGTTCAGAGGCACCAAAAGGTTCTGCTCCATGTCTTGTGCCAAGAG TATGTATTGGTTCCCCAGGTACAACGTCAGCTTCAGGCAGCCCTTCTGCATGCGGCAGGGGCCAGATCACGCTCTGGATCAAGGCCAAGGCCACCTGTCCAACTCCGACGAAGAGGGAGGGATTGCCAGGCGCAGGGTCCCCCGAAGGACGAGCTCAGAAATAGCAAGTGCCAAGATAGCAGGGCGACCCATACCTTTCAAG TGCCGTTCAGAGTCCAGCCATTCAGATGAGGAGTCCAGcggagaggaggatgaagatgacCCCATGTCGCTCTCGCCCGCCTCCTCGGCCTCCTGCCACCAGCCGCCTCCTCCGCTCCCGACGGAGAGTTCTGCACCCAGCTGCCTGCCCGCTAGCCCCGCCCAGTGGAGTGCGGAGGACGTGTCGCAGTTCATTTCCTCACTACAAG GCTGCGAGGATCTCGCCTCCCAGTTCCTGTCACAGGAGATTGACGGACAggccctgctgctgctgaaggagGAGCATCTCATGTCCACCATGAACATCAAGCTAGGTCCCGCCCTCAAGATCTGCGCCCACATTAACACCCTGAGAGACTGA
- the LOC114568448 gene encoding polyhomeotic-like protein 1 isoform X4, producing METDGEQGQQGASTNGSAASGTSSRPSPMNSMSLYERQAVQALQALQRQPNAAQYFQQLMLQQQINNAQLQNLAAVQQATLAASRQSSPSSSSSSQTTSTTAAIVTSGSTTSSRPMGSPATSTISQSVLLSGTAGGQGQMYLRVNRSLRAPISSQLIFMPGNTATAAVATVTQQPHAQQQQPEVTPTSSSSSQSDNDQVQNLAMRGMSSPKGVGVKTEAPERSDSAAFSLVQPSHQLNSQSPTKPSQPQHQPPHIKIPTYPQPTNLKAHPSSSGASSSSSSSSIPLSQLLLHGTRTLTTGTTAPTAAHTLVLASSAASQAHGYPVGTAAIKPAVNAQTLVVQPLQKTSLSAEKSGHGNGPIPIQPKLQGLRLPLQLPSRNPPPILPAPPPVSTSAQPPQPPPPPHIPVQIVGARQSTLGNAQALALARGNSCCQDGAAVLSSSSSLLTMVASIASREGGVVGRGVGLKTLQSPQEAPPLAQVSQVHPQANQSSRQAQNGPLASSPASSQAPTVPSPPSSMSRSSLSLPLVTEEQRGASASVTTNGDSSGSRTPQGKQLSGSLKRKSDSNAANDEDGPSPPRLQPVRDHASALPTNPIEAGSGAPPPASSSPSPVLSVSRGVCQGERAPPPQAVVKPNVLTHLIEGFVIQEGAEPFPVCGSVKDSAGEDLTNDSLDTNQSETVTAATVLKCEYCKNFAPASQFRGTKRFCSMSCAKRYNVSFRQPFCMRQGPDHALDQGQGHLSNSDEEGGIARRRVPRRTSSEIASAKIAGRPIPFKCRSESSHSDEESSGEEDEDDPMSLSPASSASCHQPPPPLPTESSAPSCLPASPAQWSAEDVSQFISSLQGCEDLASQFLSQEIDGQALLLLKEEHLMSTMNIKLGPALKICAHINTLRD from the exons ATGGAGACGGATGGAGAGCAGGGCCAGCAGGGGGCCTCGACCAATGGGAGCGCTGCATCTGGGACGAGCTCCCGCCCCTCTCCGATGAATTCTATGTCTCTGTATGAAAGACAGGCGGttcag GCCCTGCAGGCGTTACAGAGGCAGCCGAATGCAGCGCAGTACTTCCAGCAGCTGATGCTGCAACAGCAGATCAACAACGCCCAGCTGCAGAACCTGGCAGCCGTGCAACAG GCTACTCTGGCTGCCAGTCGTCAGTCAAGTCCTTCGAGCAGCAGCTCTTCTCAGACCACCAGCACCACAGCT GCCATTGTAACATCTGGATCTACAACCAGCAGCCGTCCTATGGGTTCCCCGGCAACATCCACAATCAGCCAATCGGTGCTGCTGAGTGGGACGGCAGGGGGCCAGGGACAAATGTACCTGAGG GTCAACCGCTCCCTGAGGGCCCCCATCTCCTCACAGCTCATCTTTATGCCCGGCAACACGGCAACTGCTGCCGTAGCAACCGTCACCCAGCAGCCTCACGCTCAGCAACAGCAGCCGGAAGTGACACCGACTTCCTCGTCCAGCAGCCAATCGGATAATGACCAG GTTCAGAATCTAGCCATGCGAGGTATGTCCAGTCCCAAAGGCGTTGGTGTGAAGACTGAAGCCCCAGAGAGGAGTGACTCAG cTGCTTTCTCCCTGGTCCAACCCTCCCACCAGTTAAACTCCCAGTCCCCCACTAAGCCAAGCCAGCCGCAGCACCAGCCACCCCACATCAAAATCCCCACGTACCCTCAGCCCACCAACCTCAAAGCCCACCCTTCGTCCTCCGGTGCCTCCTCCTCGTCGTCCTcgtcctccatccctctctcccagCTCCTGCTTCACGGAACGCGGACCCTCACCACAGGGACCACAGCTCCTACAGCAGCGCACACTCTGGTCCTAGCGTCCAGCGCGGCGTCCCAGGCCCACGGGTATCCCGTTGGCACGGCGGCCATCAAACCAGCGGTCAACGCTCAGACCCTGGTGGTGCAGCCCCTGCAGAAGACCTCGCTCAGTGCGGAGAAATCCGGCCACGGCAACGGACCCATCCCCATCCAACCCAAGCTGCAGGGGCTCCGCCTGCCCCTCCAGCTGCCTTCTAGGAACCCCCCTCCCATCCTGCCTGCCCCGCCGCCCGTCAGCACCTCCGCTCAGCCCCCccagccgccgccgccgccgcacATCCCTGTTCAGATTGTGGGTGCGAGGCAGAGCACGCTGGGAAACGCCCAGGCTCTGGCTCTGGCCCGGGGGAACAGCTGCTGCCAGGACGGCGCCGCGGTCCTCAGCAGCTCGTCCAGCCTGCTCACCATGGTGGCGTCCATCGCGTCCAGGGAGGGCGGGGTCGTGGGCCGAGGGGTGGGGCTGAAGACGCTTCAGTCGCCCCAGGAGGCTCCCCCGTTGGCTCAGGTCTCTCAGGTGCATCCGCAGGCCAATCAAAGCTCTAGACAGGCTCAGAACGGACCGCTGGCTTCGAGCCCCGCCTCCTCCCAGGCCCCCACcgttccctctcctccctcctcgaTGTCTcgctcctccctctccctccccctggTGACGGAAGAGCAGAGAGGAGCGTCAGCCAGCGTGACCACCAATGGAGACTCATCGGGAAGTCGGACACCGCAG ggAAAGCAATTGTCTGGGTCACTAAAAAGAAAATCCGACTCCAATGCAGCCAATGATGAAGATGGCCCCTCCCCTCCACGGCTCCAGCCAGTCAGAGATCACGCCTCAGCACTCCCGACCAATCCCATCGAAGCAG GCTCTGGTGCTCCACCTCcagcctcctcctctccctccccagTGCTGTCAGTGTCCCGTGGGGTCTGCCAGGGGGAGAGAGCTCCTCCCCCCCAAGCTGTGGTTAAACCCAATGTCCTTACACACCTCATTGAGGGCTTCGTCATCCAGGAAGGGGCAGAGCCTTTCCCT gtatGTGGTTCAGTAAAGGACTCTGCTGGTGAGGATTTAACTAACGACAGTCTGGACACTAACCAATCAGAGACTGTTACAGCAGCGACAG TGCTGAAGTGTGAGTACTGTAAAAACTTTGCTCCTGCCAGCCAGTTCAGAGGCACCAAAAGGTTCTGCTCCATGTCTTGTGCCAAGAG GTACAACGTCAGCTTCAGGCAGCCCTTCTGCATGCGGCAGGGGCCAGATCACGCTCTGGATCAAGGCCAAGGCCACCTGTCCAACTCCGACGAAGAGGGAGGGATTGCCAGGCGCAGGGTCCCCCGAAGGACGAGCTCAGAAATAGCAAGTGCCAAGATAGCAGGGCGACCCATACCTTTCAAG TGCCGTTCAGAGTCCAGCCATTCAGATGAGGAGTCCAGcggagaggaggatgaagatgacCCCATGTCGCTCTCGCCCGCCTCCTCGGCCTCCTGCCACCAGCCGCCTCCTCCGCTCCCGACGGAGAGTTCTGCACCCAGCTGCCTGCCCGCTAGCCCCGCCCAGTGGAGTGCGGAGGACGTGTCGCAGTTCATTTCCTCACTACAAG GCTGCGAGGATCTCGCCTCCCAGTTCCTGTCACAGGAGATTGACGGACAggccctgctgctgctgaaggagGAGCATCTCATGTCCACCATGAACATCAAGCTAGGTCCCGCCCTCAAGATCTGCGCCCACATTAACACCCTGAGAGACTGA
- the LOC114568448 gene encoding polyhomeotic-like protein 1 isoform X3: METDGEQGQQGASTNGSAASGTSSRPSPMNSMSLYERQAVQALQALQRQPNAAQYFQQLMLQQQINNAQLQNLAAVQQVKATLAASRQSSPSSSSSSQTTSTTAAIVTSGSTTSSRPMGSPATSTISQSVLLSGTAGGQGQMYLRVNRSLRAPISSQLIFMPGNTATAAVATVTQQPHAQQQQPEVTPTSSSSSQSDNDQVQNLAMRGMSSPKGVGVKTEAPERSDSAAFSLVQPSHQLNSQSPTKPSQPQHQPPHIKIPTYPQPTNLKAHPSSSGASSSSSSSSIPLSQLLLHGTRTLTTGTTAPTAAHTLVLASSAASQAHGYPVGTAAIKPAVNAQTLVVQPLQKTSLSAEKSGHGNGPIPIQPKLQGLRLPLQLPSRNPPPILPAPPPVSTSAQPPQPPPPPHIPVQIVGARQSTLGNAQALALARGNSCCQDGAAVLSSSSSLLTMVASIASREGGVVGRGVGLKTLQSPQEAPPLAQVSQVHPQANQSSRQAQNGPLASSPASSQAPTVPSPPSSMSRSSLSLPLVTEEQRGASASVTTNGDSSGSRTPQGKQLSGSLKRKSDSNAANDEDGPSPPRLQPVRDHASALPTNPIEAGSGAPPPASSSPSPVLSVSRGVCQGERAPPPQAVVKPNVLTHLIEGFVIQEGAEPFPVCGSVKDSAGEDLTNDSLDTNQSETVTAATVLKCEYCKNFAPASQFRGTKRFCSMSCAKRYNVSFRQPFCMRQGPDHALDQGQGHLSNSDEEGGIARRRVPRRTSSEIASAKIAGRPIPFKCRSESSHSDEESSGEEDEDDPMSLSPASSASCHQPPPPLPTESSAPSCLPASPAQWSAEDVSQFISSLQGCEDLASQFLSQEIDGQALLLLKEEHLMSTMNIKLGPALKICAHINTLRD, encoded by the exons ATGGAGACGGATGGAGAGCAGGGCCAGCAGGGGGCCTCGACCAATGGGAGCGCTGCATCTGGGACGAGCTCCCGCCCCTCTCCGATGAATTCTATGTCTCTGTATGAAAGACAGGCGGttcag GCCCTGCAGGCGTTACAGAGGCAGCCGAATGCAGCGCAGTACTTCCAGCAGCTGATGCTGCAACAGCAGATCAACAACGCCCAGCTGCAGAACCTGGCAGCCGTGCAACAGGTaaag GCTACTCTGGCTGCCAGTCGTCAGTCAAGTCCTTCGAGCAGCAGCTCTTCTCAGACCACCAGCACCACAGCT GCCATTGTAACATCTGGATCTACAACCAGCAGCCGTCCTATGGGTTCCCCGGCAACATCCACAATCAGCCAATCGGTGCTGCTGAGTGGGACGGCAGGGGGCCAGGGACAAATGTACCTGAGG GTCAACCGCTCCCTGAGGGCCCCCATCTCCTCACAGCTCATCTTTATGCCCGGCAACACGGCAACTGCTGCCGTAGCAACCGTCACCCAGCAGCCTCACGCTCAGCAACAGCAGCCGGAAGTGACACCGACTTCCTCGTCCAGCAGCCAATCGGATAATGACCAG GTTCAGAATCTAGCCATGCGAGGTATGTCCAGTCCCAAAGGCGTTGGTGTGAAGACTGAAGCCCCAGAGAGGAGTGACTCAG cTGCTTTCTCCCTGGTCCAACCCTCCCACCAGTTAAACTCCCAGTCCCCCACTAAGCCAAGCCAGCCGCAGCACCAGCCACCCCACATCAAAATCCCCACGTACCCTCAGCCCACCAACCTCAAAGCCCACCCTTCGTCCTCCGGTGCCTCCTCCTCGTCGTCCTcgtcctccatccctctctcccagCTCCTGCTTCACGGAACGCGGACCCTCACCACAGGGACCACAGCTCCTACAGCAGCGCACACTCTGGTCCTAGCGTCCAGCGCGGCGTCCCAGGCCCACGGGTATCCCGTTGGCACGGCGGCCATCAAACCAGCGGTCAACGCTCAGACCCTGGTGGTGCAGCCCCTGCAGAAGACCTCGCTCAGTGCGGAGAAATCCGGCCACGGCAACGGACCCATCCCCATCCAACCCAAGCTGCAGGGGCTCCGCCTGCCCCTCCAGCTGCCTTCTAGGAACCCCCCTCCCATCCTGCCTGCCCCGCCGCCCGTCAGCACCTCCGCTCAGCCCCCccagccgccgccgccgccgcacATCCCTGTTCAGATTGTGGGTGCGAGGCAGAGCACGCTGGGAAACGCCCAGGCTCTGGCTCTGGCCCGGGGGAACAGCTGCTGCCAGGACGGCGCCGCGGTCCTCAGCAGCTCGTCCAGCCTGCTCACCATGGTGGCGTCCATCGCGTCCAGGGAGGGCGGGGTCGTGGGCCGAGGGGTGGGGCTGAAGACGCTTCAGTCGCCCCAGGAGGCTCCCCCGTTGGCTCAGGTCTCTCAGGTGCATCCGCAGGCCAATCAAAGCTCTAGACAGGCTCAGAACGGACCGCTGGCTTCGAGCCCCGCCTCCTCCCAGGCCCCCACcgttccctctcctccctcctcgaTGTCTcgctcctccctctccctccccctggTGACGGAAGAGCAGAGAGGAGCGTCAGCCAGCGTGACCACCAATGGAGACTCATCGGGAAGTCGGACACCGCAG ggAAAGCAATTGTCTGGGTCACTAAAAAGAAAATCCGACTCCAATGCAGCCAATGATGAAGATGGCCCCTCCCCTCCACGGCTCCAGCCAGTCAGAGATCACGCCTCAGCACTCCCGACCAATCCCATCGAAGCAG GCTCTGGTGCTCCACCTCcagcctcctcctctccctccccagTGCTGTCAGTGTCCCGTGGGGTCTGCCAGGGGGAGAGAGCTCCTCCCCCCCAAGCTGTGGTTAAACCCAATGTCCTTACACACCTCATTGAGGGCTTCGTCATCCAGGAAGGGGCAGAGCCTTTCCCT gtatGTGGTTCAGTAAAGGACTCTGCTGGTGAGGATTTAACTAACGACAGTCTGGACACTAACCAATCAGAGACTGTTACAGCAGCGACAG TGCTGAAGTGTGAGTACTGTAAAAACTTTGCTCCTGCCAGCCAGTTCAGAGGCACCAAAAGGTTCTGCTCCATGTCTTGTGCCAAGAG GTACAACGTCAGCTTCAGGCAGCCCTTCTGCATGCGGCAGGGGCCAGATCACGCTCTGGATCAAGGCCAAGGCCACCTGTCCAACTCCGACGAAGAGGGAGGGATTGCCAGGCGCAGGGTCCCCCGAAGGACGAGCTCAGAAATAGCAAGTGCCAAGATAGCAGGGCGACCCATACCTTTCAAG TGCCGTTCAGAGTCCAGCCATTCAGATGAGGAGTCCAGcggagaggaggatgaagatgacCCCATGTCGCTCTCGCCCGCCTCCTCGGCCTCCTGCCACCAGCCGCCTCCTCCGCTCCCGACGGAGAGTTCTGCACCCAGCTGCCTGCCCGCTAGCCCCGCCCAGTGGAGTGCGGAGGACGTGTCGCAGTTCATTTCCTCACTACAAG GCTGCGAGGATCTCGCCTCCCAGTTCCTGTCACAGGAGATTGACGGACAggccctgctgctgctgaaggagGAGCATCTCATGTCCACCATGAACATCAAGCTAGGTCCCGCCCTCAAGATCTGCGCCCACATTAACACCCTGAGAGACTGA